In Streptomyces sp. NBC_00344, the genomic window CAGCCGGGCCACCACCTCGTTGACGAGCGGCTCCGCCACGTCACCGGGCGCGGCCGCGTTCCAGGTGGGGCGGCGGCCCTTGCGGGCGTCCCCGTACAGCGTGAACTGTGAAATCACCAGCAATGGTGCATTGACGTCCGAACAGGACTTTTCGTCCGCCAGGATCCGCAGCGACCAGAGCTTACGGGCGAGCTGCGCCGCCTCCTCCTCCGAGTCCGCATGGGTGACACCCACCAAAACGCACAAACCCTCCCCGCTGATCTCCCCAACCGTCTCACCAGCAACGACGACGCTCGCGCCGTTCACTCTCTGCACCACTGCACGCATGCGAACCAATCTATCCGGGGCCGAACGGGTGCAGAGCGTCAGCAGGGGCACCACAGGGAGTGGCACCATGCACGGGAGGCGGTGCACCGCACCGGTCGAGGGGACGGATTACGCATATGAGCACATCTGGCGCCAGGCAGTCGCCCGGTCCCGTATCCATGACCCGGTTCAGCTCCGCTCAGCGGCCACCGGTGCAGCGAGCCGGGGACGCGCTCCCCGCGGTCGCCGAGCACGACATCGGTGCGCTGCGTCTGCCGGAGCTGCGGTCCCTGCGCAGGGACGCGCAATCGGACGAGGCGGATCTCAGCTACGTACGGCGGATGCTGCACGGGCGGATCGACATCCTCCGTGCCGAGCTGTCCAGGCGTGCCGGCCCCGACTCGCCGGTGGTCGAGCGGCTTTCCGAGATCCTGGCGGATCTGCCGTCGTCGCACCGCTCGTCGGCCCGGCACGTCACACTTTCCCCGCCGCGCAGCGAGGAGAACCGGAAACTGGCGGCCGACATGCTCGCCGAGGTGGAACTCTCCGACCTCGGCGCCCGGACGGACGAAGAGCTGCATACCGGCATGGGCCGCCTGGTCCGCCACGAACAGCAGGTCTCACGCCGGCGGCAGCATCTCCAGCGGACCGCGGATGATTGCAGTGCGGAGATCGCCCGCAGGTACCGTGAGGGCGAAGCGCAAGTAGACGATCTGCTCACCTGAGGCGATCCCTCGGCTGAGCGGGTCCCTTCTCCGGGAAGGCCGACGATGACCTCCACTTCCACCGCCCCCATATCCCCCGCTGTCCCGCCGGTGCTCGCCGAAGTCGTACGTTCCGGCTTCGTCGAGGGCCGGCACCGGGGCTCGCTGGTGATTCTCGCCGCCGACGGGAGCGTGGAGTTCACGCTCGGAGACCCCTCGCTGCCCGTCTTCCCCCGCTCCAGCAACAAGCCGATGCAGGCCGCCGCCGTGCTGCGGGCCGGACTGGATCTGGCGGGGGAGCGGCTGGCCCTGACCGCGGCCAGCCACTCGGGCGAGGGGTTCCAGCTCGAACTGGTACGGAAGATGCTCGCCGAATACGGCCTGCGGGAAAGCGATCTGCAGTGCCCGCCCGATCTGCCGCTGGACCCCGTCGAGGCCGAGTCCTATCTCGCGGCCGGCCGGGACCGGGAGCGCGTGACCATGAACTGCTCGGGCAAGCACACCGCGATGCTCGCGGTGTGCGCGCTGAACGGCTGGCCGGCCGACTCCTATCTGGACCCTTCTCACCCCCTGCAGCGACTGGTGCTGACCGTGGTGGAGGAAGCGGCGGGCGAACGGGTCCCCGCGGTCGGCACCGACGGGTGCGGGGCGCCGTTGATGGCGGTGAGTCTGGTGGGTCTCGCGCGGGCGTTCCGTTCCTTCGTGCTCGCCCCCGAAGGCACCGCGGAGCGCCGGGTGGCGGATGCGATGCGGGCCCACCCGGAGTACGTGGCGGGCAACCGCAGGCCCGACACCTGGCTGATGCGCGAACTCCCGGGCGCGTTGTCCAAGATGGGCGCAGAGGCGGTTCAGGCGCTGGCCCTGCCGGACGGCCGTGCGCTGGCCTTCAAGATCGATGACGGAGCGACCCGGGTGCTGGGCCCGGTACTGGCGCGCACGCTGGAGCGGATGGGTGTGGACAGTCCGGTCCTCGCCCGGCTGGCCGACTCCCCGCTGCTCGGCGGCGCCGAGAGGGTCGGCGAAATCCGCGCGACAGTCTGAGCACGGGTACCTAGCGTGGGCGTATGACCGTCGACATCCGCACCGTCACCGAGTCCGAATTCCCCGGCTGGCTGCGCGCCGTGCACACCGGCTTCCTGCAGCCGCCGGTGGCCTCCGACGAGGAGGTGCGCAGCAGGCTTCCGCACACCGATCTGTCGCGCACCCGGGGGGCCTTCGACGAAGGGCGCTGTGTGGCGACGTTCCGCTCGTTCGCCCAGGAGATCAGTGTCCCGGGCGGCGCTTCGCTGCCCGCGGACGCGATCACCAACGTGACCGTGACCCCCACCCACCGCCGCCGCGGACTGCTCAGCCGGATGATGGCCGCGGACCTGGCGGCGGCCAGGGAGCGCGGGGACGTGCTGGCCACGCTGATCGCCGCCGAGTATCCGATCTACGGCCGGTACGGCTTCGGGCCGGCGGCGGGGATCTGCGAGTGGACGGTCGACGTTCCGCGCACCGGCCTCGACCGGTGCCGGCCGGGTCCGGAGCAGGGCCGGATCGATCTGGTCGACGCCGCGGACGTCCGCGGGCTCGGACCCGGCCTGTACGCGCGCTTCCGCGGGCTTCAGCCCGGTGCGGTCACCAGGGACGACCGCTGGTGGGCCGGCAGCACGGGCTTCGAGCGGCTTCCGGGACAGACCTGGACGGAGCCCTTTTACGCGGTCTACCGGTCGCCCGCCGGTGAGATCGACGGCCTGCTCGTCTACACGGCCGACGACACGTGGGGCGACGCCAAGCAGCCGCTGAACACCGCGACCGTGCGGAGCCTGATCGCGGTGTCCCCGGCCGCCGAGCGCGCGCTCTGGCACTACCTCTGCTCGGTCGACTGGATCACCACCGTGAAGACCGGCCGGCGGGGTCCCGATGACCTGCTGCCCCTGTTCCTGCCGGATCCCCGGGCCGCCCGGATCACCCAGCAGGCGGACTTCCTGTGGGTGCGGCTGCTGGATGTCCCACGGGCGTTGGAGTCCAGGACGTACGAGGCCACAGGCACTCTGGTGCTCGACGTGCGCGACACGGACGGGCTGTCCTCCGGCCGGTACCGGCTGGACGCGTCGCCGGACGGCGCGGTCTGCGCGCCGTCCTCCGGACCGGCCGATGTCGTGCTGGACGTAAGGGAGTTGAGTGCCCTGTACCTCGGTGACGCATCGGCGGTCCGGCTCGCGGCGCTGGAGCGGATCACCGAGCGGACACCGGGCGCGATCGCGGTCGCCGAGGCGCTCTTCCGTACGGCGGTGCGGCCCTGGTGCCCGGACGTGTTCTAGCCGTGTTCCAGAAGTGGCGGGGCAGCCGGGGCTGCTCACAGACGGCGCAGGTCTTTCGAGCGGATCAGCCGAGTGCGGGCTGAAGGAGCAGGACGAGGCCGATGACGCCGAGTCCGGCACAGGTGGGGTTCCTGGTCTTTGCTCCGATGGTCAGCAGTGCGAGGGCGAAGAACCCCACGACCCCGGAATCCTGCTGGACGAAGGTCTCGAAGAGAAGGACGAACACGGCGGGGGCGAGTGCGAAGAGCGGCATGACGGACTCTCCTTGGCAGGGTCGGTCGTGGGTGGTCCTACCGGCTGCGCACCCGGCAGTGCACCGGCTGCGCTCGAAGCGGCCGCAGCGCCTGTGCCATGCGTGCGGCCGGAGCCGGGCCGTCGTGGGGGCTGGTCGCGGGGTGGGGAGAAGTGCCGGGCCGGAGGCCCGGCGGGTGGGGCGGCGGTCAGCCGATGACCGCCTGCACCTGGATCACCAGCATGAACGCCCCCAGGCAACTGCAGGGAACGTTGGCGGACTTCACTCCGACCGTGAGCATCGCGAGTCCGATCAGACCGGCGATGCCGAACGCGGACTGGACGGTCTGCTCGATGACGAAGCCGAGTGCGGCCAGCAGAAGAGCTGCGGTGGGCATGGGGTTCCCTCCTTCGGGATGGCTGGGAGCGCCGGTGCCCGTACCCCGTTGTACGGCTCCTGTGCCCCGTGGAGAGGTATAACCAGTCAAGTGCCCAGACAAGTTGGCCCGGTTGACTTGAGTTACATGTTCCCGTTCACGACATGCCCGTAAACTTGTCTGGTGACTGGTCTGGTTGGATGACCGAGAAGTGCACCCCTGTCTGTTCGGTCATGTCAATTACGCGAAGGTGTGCGGTAGTTGTACGGTGGAGGCGTGCCAACACGTGACGCAGGCAGTGAGGACGGCAGGAAGTTCCAGGTCATCGCGGGGGACCTGAGGACGGAGATCACCGACGGCGTCTACCGGGTGGGCCAGCAGCTGCCGTCGCAGCGCGAGCTCCAGATCAAGTACGTGGTCTCGCGCGAGACGGTGGGCAGGGCGCTGGACGTACTCAGGGACGAGGGGCTGATCTCGTCCAGCCGTGGCCGGCCGGCCACGGTGACCGCGGGCGCGGCCGCCCCGGCGGTCGCCCGTTCGGCGCAGGTGACCCTGCAGCCCAGGCTGAAGGAGGCCTTCGAGGCCGAGGACATCACGATGGACGTCCTCTCGCTCACCTCGGAGACGATGGACCGTCATCTGGGCTCCCAGGTGACCAGGATCCACGACGGCGAGATCCAGCCGCGCAGCATCGCGCTGCGGCTGATGCTTCCCGACATCACTGGCATACGGCTCGCGTTTCCCTGCGGCGTGGACGACCCCGAGGACGACCGTCCGCGCAAGCGCCACCGCGACATGGTGATCAACCATGCGAAGTCGCTGCGGCAGTCGCTGCTCAAGCTCCGCCACCGGGGACTGGTCCCCGAGGTGTCGGTGCAGATCCGGACCGTGCCCTTCACCCCTCCGCTCAAGTTGTACCTGCTGAACAAGGACCAGCTGCTCGAGGGCTATTACACCCTTGAGCAGTGGACACCCGAGCCCATCGACGGCGTCGAGGTCACCATCCTCGACTCGCTCGGCATGGGCGCGACGCTTTTCCCGTACACCAAGCCCGACCAGGCACTGAAGGTGGAAGCGGCGCAGACATTCTTCGACTCCTACTGGGACCAGCTGTCCCAAGATGCGGATTTCGGCGACTGACGTGCTGCTCTCCTCCGGCCCCACCCCTTCCCCGACCCCCGAAGCCGGACTGCGCACGCTGCTCTCCGCCGCCTCGCTCGTTCTGTGGGACTTCGACGGCCCGGTCTGCGGGCTCTTCGCCGGGCTCCGCGCCCCCCGGATCGCTGCCGAACTCCGCTCCATGGCTGCCGCCGTGCTGCCGCGGTGGCGGGAACTCGACGGCCTCGACGACCCCCTCGCGGTACTGCGGCGCAGCTACGACGCCTTTCCGAGCGATCCGGACGGGCTTGTCTCCGCCATGCGCAAGCGGCTCGAGGAACTGGAGACCCACGCGGCGGCGACCGCCGAGCCGACGCCGGGGGCGTTCGAGCTGATGGAAGGGCTCCTGGCGGCGGACAAGCGGCTGGTGATCGCCACCAACAACAGTGAGGCCGCGGCCCGCGCCTATCTCGAACTGCACGGGATCGTGACGTACTTCGGGGCGGTCGTCGGCCGTCATGACGACCCCCGGCTGATGAAGCCCCACCCCTACTGCCTGGAGCGTCTCCTTGCGGAGACCGGTACCGGCGCGGCCGACGGCCTGATGATCGGGGACTCGCCCGCCGACGCGGTGGCCGCCCGGGCGGCCGGTGTCGCGTTCGTCGGCTATCACCCCGCCCCTGCGAAACTGCGGCGGCTGAGGGAGGCCGGTGCTGAGCACCTGGTCGCTGACCTTGCGGCCATGAGGGCGGCGATCGACCGGTAGGAGAGGTCAACTCGCCTCTCTGTTCAGGGGTTTGAGATCTTCGGTACTCTTGGGTATGAAGGTGAGCGGTGGGCCCGGGACGGCCCGCCGGCGAGTTCTCCGGTCACGAGAGCGCAGGAGCCGCATGCCCGATGTAGCCCGCAGCGCCTCAGGTCGTACGGTCGACAGCTGGGAAATGCTGTACCGGACAGCCGGCGAGGGAGAGCCGCTCAGCGGCTACTACCACCGCAACTACCGTGTCGGGCTGCCCCCCGCGCTCGCCGAATCGCTTTCGCTGGCGGCCGGTACGCCGGTGAAGGTGCGCGCCCCGATCCCTGACGCGGTCCAGTTCAATCTGCGCATCTGGCCCGAGGGAGAGCTGCTCGGCGCCATAGCAGGCCGAGTGGACGGGAGCCCCCGGGTGCTGGTCCACCGGCCGGGTTTCACCGTGTACTCCTTCGCGCAGGGTGAGCCGCTCTCCCGTCTGACCGGTCGGGACCGGCCCGCCGGTCGCCGGTACGCGGAGTCGATGGAGCGGCTCTTCCGGCAGACCGCCGCCGTACCGCCGGGTCTGCTGCCGCCGCGCCCGGAGGGCTGGCCGGCGGACGGGGACTGCGCGGGCTTTCTCCGTACCCTCGTCGATTTCACCGATTCCGAGGTCAGGGGACGCTGCAGTCCCGCGCACCGTGAACTGTTCACGGCGCTCGGCGTATCGGGTGACGCACTCGCGCGGCTGCGGGACCGGGCGGACGGGCTGGGGGAGCGGCCCTTCGCCCTGCTGCACACCGACGCCCATGCCGGGAACCTGATCGTCGCCGAGGACGGCGGGCTTTCGCTGATCGACTGGGAGCTGGCGCTCTTCGGTGATCCGGTCTACGAGATCGCCTCGCATCTGGCGCGCATGCGCTATCCGAGGCGCGGGCAGCGGCAGGCCGCGATCCGGGCCTGGCGTGCGGCGGTCGCCGCGAGCTGTCCAGGGGCGCTGGCCGGACACCGCGCCGCGTTGCGGATCTATCTGGACTTCGAGCGGCTGCTCTCGGTCCACATCGATGTGATCCGGCTGACGATGGCTCTGGTGCTCTGTCCCGAGCCGGCCGTTCTCGCGGCCACCGCGGCGGGCATCCGCACGGTGCTCGAGGCGGCGCGTGGTCCGCTGGGACTCCGCCGGGTGCCGGGCACCGAACACATCGCGCCTGCCTGTGCGGTGTGGCTGCGAGCCGTACGGTCAGGTGCCCGGCTCGCCGGGACGGAGCCGGGGCGGCGCGCCGCGTGATCTTCTTGCGGACGACGGCGGGTGATTGCTCCCAGGCCCGTGCGCGAGGGCCCCAGGAGTGGTTCGATGTTCCCCAGGACGCACCATCTTCGAACATGGAAGTGCGGGACGCACTACACCCGAACACGCCGTTGCCCAGGCCGACTTCACCACGGAGTGCGCAACGGCCCCCGGTGCGTCCTCCGGCAGGACCTCCGGCACGACCTCTGATTCGACGCGAAGTGAACAGGCGGCATCCTTGATCCGTGAAAACCTCAGAGCCCGGATCACATCCACGCGATGTGTGCTGTTCGATTTCGACGGCCCGCTCTGCCGCCTCTACGCCCACCACACGGGGCGGACCGCACGGACCGTGGCTGCCGAGATGCTTCAGCTGGCGCGGGAGCACGGGATCACCCTGGAGCGCAGCGACCCGCTGGACATCCTGCGTGCGGTAGGTGAGCTCCGGCCGGACAGCGGTTTGGTGACGGAACTGGAGGAGTGGCTGACCGAGCAGGAACTGCGGGCGGTCCCCGGCGCCTGGCCGGCGATGTACGCGGACCGGGTGATCCGGACCTGGAGCGCGGGCGGCTGCCGGCTCGCGGTCACCGCGGACACCTCGTCCCGGGCGGTCGAGAAGTATCTGGCAGGGCGGGGGCTGGCCGAGTGCTTCGCTCCGCACATCTACGGGCGCGACGCCGGTCCGGACCCGCTCACCCCTGATCCGCAGGTGCTGCGCAGGGCGCTGAGCGGTCTCGGCGCCGACCCCGGCACCACGCTGATGATCGGTGACTCGGTGACGGACCTCAGGGCGGCCGAGGCGGCCGGCGTGGCATTCCTCGGATATGCGACCCATGACCGGCACGTCGACGAACTCGCCTCGGCCGGTGCCGAGTTGGTGCTGAACACCTTTGAGCCGGTGCTCGACATCCTCTGGGGCAGGTAGCCGGCCCCCACCCCGGCCCGCCCTCCGCCCCGGACTCCGGGCCCTCGCCCCCCGGCCGGTGCGTCCGATCAGCCGCCGGCCGCTATTGCGTACGCTCTTTCGTCATGGACGGCGAGATGGGCTTGCGTGAGCACAACCGGCAGCGGACCTACTGGGCGATCTCGAACGCCGCGATC contains:
- a CDS encoding RsiG family protein, which encodes MSTSGARQSPGPVSMTRFSSAQRPPVQRAGDALPAVAEHDIGALRLPELRSLRRDAQSDEADLSYVRRMLHGRIDILRAELSRRAGPDSPVVERLSEILADLPSSHRSSARHVTLSPPRSEENRKLAADMLAEVELSDLGARTDEELHTGMGRLVRHEQQVSRRRQHLQRTADDCSAEIARRYREGEAQVDDLLT
- a CDS encoding GNAT family N-acetyltransferase, with amino-acid sequence MTVDIRTVTESEFPGWLRAVHTGFLQPPVASDEEVRSRLPHTDLSRTRGAFDEGRCVATFRSFAQEISVPGGASLPADAITNVTVTPTHRRRGLLSRMMAADLAAARERGDVLATLIAAEYPIYGRYGFGPAAGICEWTVDVPRTGLDRCRPGPEQGRIDLVDAADVRGLGPGLYARFRGLQPGAVTRDDRWWAGSTGFERLPGQTWTEPFYAVYRSPAGEIDGLLVYTADDTWGDAKQPLNTATVRSLIAVSPAAERALWHYLCSVDWITTVKTGRRGPDDLLPLFLPDPRAARITQQADFLWVRLLDVPRALESRTYEATGTLVLDVRDTDGLSSGRYRLDASPDGAVCAPSSGPADVVLDVRELSALYLGDASAVRLAALERITERTPGAIAVAEALFRTAVRPWCPDVF
- a CDS encoding winged helix-turn-helix domain-containing protein encodes the protein MPTRDAGSEDGRKFQVIAGDLRTEITDGVYRVGQQLPSQRELQIKYVVSRETVGRALDVLRDEGLISSSRGRPATVTAGAAAPAVARSAQVTLQPRLKEAFEAEDITMDVLSLTSETMDRHLGSQVTRIHDGEIQPRSIALRLMLPDITGIRLAFPCGVDDPEDDRPRKRHRDMVINHAKSLRQSLLKLRHRGLVPEVSVQIRTVPFTPPLKLYLLNKDQLLEGYYTLEQWTPEPIDGVEVTILDSLGMGATLFPYTKPDQALKVEAAQTFFDSYWDQLSQDADFGD
- a CDS encoding HAD family hydrolase; protein product: MLFDFDGPLCRLYAHHTGRTARTVAAEMLQLAREHGITLERSDPLDILRAVGELRPDSGLVTELEEWLTEQELRAVPGAWPAMYADRVIRTWSAGGCRLAVTADTSSRAVEKYLAGRGLAECFAPHIYGRDAGPDPLTPDPQVLRRALSGLGADPGTTLMIGDSVTDLRAAEAAGVAFLGYATHDRHVDELASAGAELVLNTFEPVLDILWGR
- a CDS encoding aminoglycoside phosphotransferase family protein, translating into MPDVARSASGRTVDSWEMLYRTAGEGEPLSGYYHRNYRVGLPPALAESLSLAAGTPVKVRAPIPDAVQFNLRIWPEGELLGAIAGRVDGSPRVLVHRPGFTVYSFAQGEPLSRLTGRDRPAGRRYAESMERLFRQTAAVPPGLLPPRPEGWPADGDCAGFLRTLVDFTDSEVRGRCSPAHRELFTALGVSGDALARLRDRADGLGERPFALLHTDAHAGNLIVAEDGGLSLIDWELALFGDPVYEIASHLARMRYPRRGQRQAAIRAWRAAVAASCPGALAGHRAALRIYLDFERLLSVHIDVIRLTMALVLCPEPAVLAATAAGIRTVLEAARGPLGLRRVPGTEHIAPACAVWLRAVRSGARLAGTEPGRRAA
- a CDS encoding HAD family hydrolase, which translates into the protein MRISATDVLLSSGPTPSPTPEAGLRTLLSAASLVLWDFDGPVCGLFAGLRAPRIAAELRSMAAAVLPRWRELDGLDDPLAVLRRSYDAFPSDPDGLVSAMRKRLEELETHAAATAEPTPGAFELMEGLLAADKRLVIATNNSEAAARAYLELHGIVTYFGAVVGRHDDPRLMKPHPYCLERLLAETGTGAADGLMIGDSPADAVAARAAGVAFVGYHPAPAKLRRLREAGAEHLVADLAAMRAAIDR
- the dtd gene encoding D-aminoacyl-tRNA deacylase: MRAVVQRVNGASVVVAGETVGEISGEGLCVLVGVTHADSEEEAAQLARKLWSLRILADEKSCSDVNAPLLVISQFTLYGDARKGRRPTWNAAAPGDVAEPLVNEVVARLRALGATVETGRFGASMRVSLTNEGPFTVLLDV
- a CDS encoding asparaginase, with translation MTSTSTAPISPAVPPVLAEVVRSGFVEGRHRGSLVILAADGSVEFTLGDPSLPVFPRSSNKPMQAAAVLRAGLDLAGERLALTAASHSGEGFQLELVRKMLAEYGLRESDLQCPPDLPLDPVEAESYLAAGRDRERVTMNCSGKHTAMLAVCALNGWPADSYLDPSHPLQRLVLTVVEEAAGERVPAVGTDGCGAPLMAVSLVGLARAFRSFVLAPEGTAERRVADAMRAHPEYVAGNRRPDTWLMRELPGALSKMGAEAVQALALPDGRALAFKIDDGATRVLGPVLARTLERMGVDSPVLARLADSPLLGGAERVGEIRATV